From Pirellulales bacterium, one genomic window encodes:
- a CDS encoding FGGY-family carbohydrate kinase: MSNSEQYVLAFDLGSGGPKVALVSTAGEVVAHAKRRVETYLLPAGGAEQDPEEWWQSIVGAAREVLALRLVPVEQIVAICGTAQWAVTVPIDREGRVLHRAVHWLDSRGAPYSRQVTDGWPKISGYGLARLLGWLRYTGGAPTHSGADALAHILYLKHGCPDVWAATDKLLEPVDYINLRLTGRAVASRGTVFPYFLTDNRRNLEIDYAPRLLEWTGIERAKLPDLQPVDAVLGPILPAVAEELGLGRHVQVVAGSCDSQVAILGSGAVADFEPHLCIGTSSWLTCHVPFKKTDLFRYLATMPSAVPGKNMVVAELGASGKCLEAVAERWFLAHHPPGSDEAYAELVRLAESAPPGCDGMIFLPWLNGAGPPTGDAHARGGFFNQSLHAGRGHACRAVLEGVAGNLRWLLDNVETFLGRKIERLHFIGGGARLELWCQILADVLDRPIAQVAEPHLAIVRGAALAAWLALGRLQLEEIPAKVRVEMTFTPRPEHRAAYDQMFRTLVDCFQTNKRLFARLNSRG, from the coding sequence GTGTCCAACTCCGAGCAATACGTTCTGGCCTTCGATCTGGGAAGCGGCGGGCCAAAAGTGGCGCTCGTCTCGACCGCCGGCGAAGTCGTGGCGCATGCCAAGCGCCGGGTCGAAACCTATCTGCTGCCCGCCGGCGGTGCCGAGCAGGACCCCGAGGAGTGGTGGCAGTCGATTGTTGGCGCCGCGCGCGAAGTGCTGGCGCTGCGCCTGGTGCCGGTCGAGCAGATCGTGGCCATCTGTGGTACGGCACAATGGGCGGTGACGGTGCCCATCGATCGCGAGGGCCGCGTGCTGCACCGCGCCGTGCACTGGCTCGACAGCCGCGGCGCGCCCTATTCGCGCCAGGTGACCGACGGCTGGCCCAAGATCTCCGGCTACGGTCTGGCGCGCCTGCTCGGCTGGCTGCGCTACACGGGCGGTGCGCCGACGCACTCGGGCGCAGACGCCTTGGCCCATATCCTGTATCTGAAGCACGGCTGCCCCGACGTGTGGGCCGCGACCGACAAGCTGCTCGAACCGGTCGACTACATCAACCTGCGATTGACCGGCCGCGCGGTCGCTTCGCGCGGTACGGTGTTTCCCTATTTCCTGACCGACAACCGCCGCAACCTGGAAATCGACTACGCGCCGCGGCTGCTCGAGTGGACGGGCATCGAGCGCGCCAAACTGCCCGATCTGCAGCCGGTCGATGCGGTGCTCGGACCGATTCTGCCGGCGGTCGCCGAGGAACTGGGGCTCGGCCGGCACGTGCAAGTCGTGGCCGGCTCGTGCGACAGCCAGGTCGCCATCCTGGGCTCCGGCGCCGTGGCCGACTTCGAGCCGCACCTGTGCATCGGCACCTCGTCGTGGCTCACCTGTCACGTGCCGTTCAAGAAGACCGATTTGTTCCGCTACCTGGCGACGATGCCCTCGGCAGTGCCGGGCAAGAACATGGTCGTGGCCGAGCTGGGGGCCTCGGGCAAGTGTCTCGAAGCGGTCGCCGAGCGCTGGTTCTTGGCGCACCATCCGCCCGGCAGTGACGAGGCCTATGCCGAGCTGGTGCGCCTGGCCGAGTCCGCGCCGCCCGGGTGCGACGGCATGATCTTCTTGCCCTGGCTCAACGGGGCGGGCCCACCGACGGGCGATGCGCATGCCCGCGGAGGTTTCTTCAACCAGTCGCTGCACGCCGGTCGCGGCCATGCCTGTCGGGCAGTGCTCGAGGGCGTCGCCGGCAATCTCCGCTGGCTGCTCGATAACGTCGAGACGTTCCTGGGCCGCAAGATCGAGCGGTTGCATTTCATCGGCGGCGGCGCCCGGCTCGAGTTGTGGTGCCAGATCTTGGCCGACGTGCTCGATCGGCCCATCGCCCAGGTGGCCGAGCCCCACCTGGCCATCGTCCGCGGGGCGGCGTTGGCCGCCTGGCTGGCCCTGGGGCGCCTCCAGCTCGAGGAAATTCCGGCCAAGGTCCGGGTCGAAATGACCTTTACCCCTCGACCCGAGCATCGGGCCGCCTACGATCAGATGTTCCGCACCCTGGTCGATTGCTTCCAAACGAACAAACGCCTGTTCGCCCGGCTGAACAGCCGCGGCTGA